Proteins from a genomic interval of Solidesulfovibrio sp.:
- the dhaL gene encoding dihydroxyacetone kinase subunit DhaL: MPVSKAQLLAWLGKLDAVYAAKKEYLTDLDAAIGDADHGINMHRGFGKVMEKLPEVADKDIGTILKTVGMTLMSSVGGASGPLYGTFWMKAGMLFPGKEELDAADFARLVAAGVDGIRQRGRPERGDKTMYDFWAPVLDAIQERAAAGDDVAAMVQAALPVGEKALAATIPLQARKGRASYLGERSIGHQDPGATSSLYMLETLRDALG; the protein is encoded by the coding sequence ATGCCCGTAAGCAAAGCCCAGCTCCTGGCCTGGCTCGGCAAACTCGACGCCGTCTACGCCGCGAAAAAGGAATACCTCACCGACCTCGACGCCGCCATCGGCGACGCCGACCACGGCATCAACATGCACCGGGGCTTCGGCAAGGTCATGGAAAAACTGCCCGAGGTGGCGGACAAGGACATCGGTACCATCCTCAAGACCGTGGGCATGACCCTCATGTCGAGCGTGGGCGGGGCCAGCGGCCCCCTGTACGGCACGTTCTGGATGAAGGCCGGGATGCTCTTTCCCGGCAAGGAGGAGCTGGACGCCGCCGATTTCGCCCGCCTCGTCGCGGCGGGCGTGGACGGCATCCGCCAGCGCGGCCGGCCCGAGCGCGGCGACAAGACCATGTACGACTTCTGGGCGCCGGTCCTCGACGCCATCCAGGAACGCGCCGCCGCCGGCGACGATGTGGCGGCCATGGTCCAGGCGGCCTTGCCCGTGGGGGAAAAGGCCCTGGCCGCGACCATCCCCCTGCAAGCCCGCAAGGGCCGGGCCAGCTACCTGGGCGAACGCTCCATCGGCCACCAGGACCCCGGAGCGACCTCGTCGCTCTATATGCTCGAAACCTTGCGGGACGCGCTGGGATAA
- the efp gene encoding elongation factor P, whose amino-acid sequence MLSTTDFRRGLKIEMDGVPYEIVDFLHVKPGKGGAFIRTKLKNMINGRVVENTFRSGEKMVKPDLESKDMQYLYREGDEYVFMDMESYEQLHVGSAQLGEKSGYLKDGMELSMLLYKGQPLDLDLPASVVLAVSETEPGVKGDTVSGATKPAVVESGITVNVPLFVNIGDRIKVDTRTGNYIGRE is encoded by the coding sequence ATGCTTTCCACCACCGACTTCCGTCGCGGCCTCAAAATCGAAATGGACGGCGTGCCCTATGAAATTGTCGATTTCCTGCACGTCAAGCCCGGCAAGGGCGGCGCCTTCATCCGCACCAAGCTCAAGAACATGATCAACGGCCGGGTGGTGGAAAACACCTTCCGGTCCGGCGAAAAGATGGTCAAGCCCGACCTCGAGAGCAAGGACATGCAGTACCTCTACCGCGAGGGCGACGAATACGTCTTTATGGACATGGAAAGCTACGAACAGCTCCATGTCGGCTCCGCCCAGCTCGGCGAGAAAAGCGGCTACCTCAAGGACGGCATGGAACTGAGCATGCTGCTCTACAAGGGCCAGCCCCTGGACCTCGACCTGCCGGCCTCGGTGGTCCTGGCCGTCAGCGAAACCGAGCCCGGGGTCAAGGGCGACACGGTCAGCGGCGCCACCAAACCGGCCGTGGTCGAGTCGGGCATCACGGTCAACGTGCCGCTTTTCGTGAACATCGGCGACAGGATCAAGGTGGACACCCGTACGGGCAACTACATTGGCCGGGAATAG
- a CDS encoding TetR/AcrR family transcriptional regulator produces the protein MGRRKTTEVDAMATKSRIIEAAENLFREVGYSKTTVADIASALGMSPANIYRYFATKAHINEAICDRLVRHIELRCRESIVRDETSTDRIKRFILEYHKTIMVNIIKEKRLYDMVSVAMDEHWPVIQEHSERMMDSLRIIIERGISLGEFRNNNAVETTKTVYQAIAYFIYPSLIEHAVNDAKNNEQAHSMEEDLKQLLDLILNGLRSGV, from the coding sequence ATGGGAAGAAGGAAAACAACCGAAGTTGACGCCATGGCGACAAAGTCTCGAATCATTGAGGCGGCAGAAAACCTCTTCCGCGAGGTTGGCTACTCGAAAACAACCGTCGCGGATATCGCTTCTGCCCTTGGAATGAGCCCGGCTAACATCTATCGCTACTTCGCGACCAAGGCCCATATCAACGAAGCCATTTGCGACCGACTCGTGCGTCATATCGAATTGAGATGCCGCGAGTCGATTGTCAGAGACGAGACGTCGACAGATCGGATAAAACGCTTCATACTTGAGTACCACAAGACAATCATGGTCAATATAATCAAGGAAAAGCGTCTTTACGACATGGTATCCGTGGCGATGGACGAGCATTGGCCAGTTATCCAAGAGCATAGCGAACGAATGATGGATTCACTGCGGATTATTATCGAGCGGGGGATTTCCCTTGGCGAGTTTAGAAACAATAACGCTGTCGAAACAACAAAGACGGTTTACCAGGCGATAGCCTATTTCATATATCCGTCTCTTATCGAACATGCGGTCAATGACGCCAAGAACAATGAGCAAGCCCACTCGATGGAAGAAGACCTGAAACAGTTGCTCGACCTCATACTCAACGGCTTGCGTTCTGGAGTCTGA
- the yihA gene encoding ribosome biogenesis GTP-binding protein YihA/YsxC, translating to MDTTTPTRTELDLELLSTAYLADQLPVLDTPQIALAGRSNVGKSTLVNCLAGRKALAKISATPGKTRSLNFYQARAAGYCLVDLPGYGYARCSHEERAKWAKLIEAYLRRTTSLRAVVALVDCRLPPQRLDEELVDWLRSRRIPVLVVLTKADKCKQRDREARKKEWRELAQPAFPPIVFSGKTGLGRESLCRVLAEAALSPSGPIPAP from the coding sequence ATGGATACCACGACGCCAACGCGAACGGAACTCGATCTGGAACTCTTGTCCACGGCCTACCTGGCCGACCAACTGCCCGTCTTGGACACGCCGCAGATCGCCCTGGCCGGGCGGTCCAACGTCGGCAAATCGACCCTGGTCAACTGCCTGGCCGGCCGCAAGGCCCTGGCCAAGATCAGCGCCACGCCGGGCAAGACCCGCAGCCTCAACTTCTACCAGGCCCGGGCCGCCGGCTACTGCCTGGTGGACCTGCCCGGCTACGGCTACGCCCGCTGCTCCCACGAGGAGCGGGCCAAATGGGCCAAGCTCATCGAGGCCTACCTGCGCAGGACCACGTCGCTTCGGGCCGTGGTCGCCCTGGTCGATTGCCGCCTGCCGCCCCAGCGCCTGGACGAGGAACTGGTGGACTGGCTGCGCTCCCGGCGCATCCCGGTGCTGGTCGTTTTGACCAAGGCCGACAAGTGCAAGCAGCGCGACCGCGAGGCCCGGAAAAAAGAGTGGCGGGAGCTGGCGCAACCCGCCTTCCCGCCGATCGTCTTTTCCGGCAAGACCGGGCTTGGCCGGGAGTCGCTTTGCCGGGTTCTGGCCGAGGCCGCTCTCAGCCCTTCGGGGCCGATTCCCGCTCCTTGA
- a CDS encoding efflux RND transporter periplasmic adaptor subunit: protein MLGNMNTIARNSKMFPFAELLLSLALCLPFSGCHEAKSSHQISPVVRTMRITLDQGGENRSYSGVIVARHEVQESFRVGGRIEKRGVDVGDTVHEGQVLATLDEKDLRLAMESARAERDAARSNKEQTITDERRYATLLSKNVVSQSEYDLKHLAADEARARMERADRSLKLALSQLDYARLVSSTDGVVTKVSAEAGQVVPQGQSVVTVARKGALEVLVDIPERRLQDIRKTQADMSLWSNRDVRYPAVLRETSPAADPATRTYAVRYSLPHVDASVKLGMTATIHLSGDSAIRTARIPASALLGRGSGVGVWIVDPDTGHLTFRPVTVDHYTQRDAFVQGQLADGDVIVTSGVQKLDEGLSVRLAGAPREDVR from the coding sequence ATGCTTGGCAACATGAATACAATAGCACGCAACAGCAAGATGTTTCCCTTCGCCGAGTTGCTTCTCTCCCTGGCGCTGTGTCTCCCCTTCTCGGGATGCCACGAGGCGAAATCGAGCCACCAAATCAGCCCGGTCGTCAGGACCATGCGCATTACCCTGGATCAGGGAGGGGAGAACCGCTCCTACTCCGGAGTTATCGTCGCGCGACACGAAGTTCAGGAATCGTTTCGTGTCGGTGGGCGTATTGAAAAACGCGGCGTGGACGTGGGGGACACTGTCCACGAGGGCCAGGTCCTGGCGACACTCGATGAAAAAGACCTTCGGCTCGCGATGGAAAGTGCCAGAGCCGAACGCGACGCCGCCCGCTCCAACAAGGAACAGACGATCACCGATGAACGGCGCTACGCCACGCTGTTGTCCAAAAATGTGGTGAGTCAGTCCGAATACGACCTCAAGCACCTGGCGGCCGACGAGGCGAGGGCCCGGATGGAGAGGGCCGACCGCTCCCTGAAGCTGGCCCTGAGCCAGCTCGACTATGCCAGGCTCGTCTCCAGCACCGATGGCGTGGTCACCAAGGTGAGCGCCGAGGCCGGCCAAGTCGTGCCCCAGGGCCAAAGTGTCGTCACCGTGGCTCGAAAAGGCGCGCTGGAGGTCCTGGTCGACATCCCCGAGAGGCGGCTTCAGGACATCAGGAAAACACAGGCGGACATGTCGCTCTGGTCGAATCGGGACGTCCGGTATCCGGCCGTGTTGCGGGAGACCTCGCCGGCGGCGGACCCTGCCACCAGAACCTATGCGGTGCGGTATTCCTTGCCGCATGTCGACGCCTCGGTGAAACTCGGCATGACCGCGACCATCCATCTGTCCGGGGACTCCGCCATCCGGACCGCCCGCATTCCGGCAAGTGCCCTGCTGGGCCGGGGCAGCGGCGTGGGTGTCTGGATCGTCGATCCAGACACCGGGCACCTGACCTTCCGGCCGGTCACCGTGGACCATTACACGCAGCGGGATGCGTTCGTGCAGGGCCAACTCGCCGATGGCGATGTCATCGTCACGTCCGGCGTCCAAAAACTCGATGAAGGCCTGTCCGTTCGACTGGCCGGCGCGCCTCGGGAGGATGTCCGGTGA
- a CDS encoding type II 3-dehydroquinate dehydratase, whose protein sequence is MRKVRLLVLNGPNLGFIGVRQPEIYGHRTIEDLPELVAEMLGPDAASLELQFHQANSEGHCIDRLEQAWKDGLDGIVLNAGAYTHTSLALADCLAWIGIPCVEVHISNIFARTDEPLRHKSLIGRNCIGCIAGFGLTGYALAVLALWRHITDNPNFM, encoded by the coding sequence ATGCGCAAGGTCAGACTGCTGGTGTTAAACGGCCCCAACCTCGGCTTCATCGGCGTGCGCCAGCCCGAAATCTACGGCCACCGCACCATCGAGGACTTGCCCGAGCTGGTTGCCGAGATGCTCGGCCCCGACGCCGCAAGCCTCGAACTGCAATTCCACCAGGCCAATAGCGAAGGGCATTGCATCGACCGGCTGGAACAGGCCTGGAAGGACGGCCTCGACGGCATCGTGCTCAATGCCGGGGCCTACACCCACACGAGCCTGGCCCTGGCCGACTGCCTGGCCTGGATCGGCATCCCCTGCGTCGAGGTGCACATCTCCAATATCTTTGCCCGCACCGACGAGCCGCTGCGCCACAAAAGCCTCATCGGCAGGAATTGCATCGGCTGCATCGCCGGATTCGGACTGACCGGATACGCCCTGGCCGTCCTGGCCCTGTGGCGCCACATCACCGACAATCCCAACTTCATGTGA
- the dhaK gene encoding dihydroxyacetone kinase subunit DhaK, translating into MKKLINAVENVVKEQLEGLALAHPELAVHFEPCFITRADAPVAGKVALVSGGGSGHEPMHGGFVGKGMLDGACPGEVFTSPTPDQMYACAKAVDSGAGVLFLVKNYTGDVMNFEAAAELVAAEGILVQNILIDDDVAVKDSLYTAGRRGVGTTVLAEKIVGAAAEAGYDLTACADLCRKVNQYGRSFGVALSSCTVPAAGKPTFELGEAEVEMGIGIHGEPGTHRMPIAPVDELAAYAAGQIIDDPAYTRTVREWDGAGWADKVLVDEPFAAGDRVIAFVNSMGGTPVSELYAIYRKLDAVCQAKGLTIVRNLIGPYITSLEMQGFSITLLKVDEEILQFWDAPVTTPGLVR; encoded by the coding sequence ATGAAAAAACTGATCAATGCCGTGGAAAACGTGGTCAAGGAACAGCTTGAGGGCCTGGCCCTGGCCCACCCCGAGCTGGCGGTCCATTTCGAACCGTGCTTCATTACCCGGGCCGATGCGCCGGTCGCCGGCAAGGTGGCGCTCGTTTCCGGCGGCGGTTCGGGGCATGAGCCCATGCACGGCGGCTTCGTCGGCAAGGGCATGCTCGACGGCGCCTGCCCGGGCGAGGTGTTCACCTCGCCCACGCCGGACCAGATGTACGCCTGCGCCAAGGCCGTGGACAGCGGCGCGGGCGTGCTTTTTCTCGTCAAGAACTACACCGGCGACGTGATGAATTTCGAGGCGGCCGCCGAACTGGTCGCGGCCGAGGGCATCCTGGTCCAGAATATCCTCATCGACGACGACGTGGCCGTCAAGGACAGCCTCTATACGGCCGGCCGGCGCGGCGTGGGCACCACGGTGCTGGCCGAGAAAATCGTCGGCGCGGCGGCCGAGGCCGGCTACGACCTCACGGCCTGCGCCGACCTGTGCCGCAAGGTGAACCAGTACGGCCGCTCCTTCGGCGTGGCCCTGAGCTCGTGCACCGTGCCGGCCGCCGGCAAGCCCACCTTCGAACTGGGCGAGGCCGAGGTCGAGATGGGCATCGGCATCCACGGCGAGCCCGGCACCCACCGCATGCCCATCGCGCCCGTCGACGAACTGGCCGCCTACGCCGCCGGCCAGATCATCGACGATCCCGCCTACACCCGCACCGTGCGCGAATGGGACGGCGCCGGCTGGGCGGACAAGGTGCTGGTCGACGAACCCTTCGCCGCCGGCGACCGGGTCATCGCCTTTGTCAACAGCATGGGCGGCACCCCGGTTTCCGAACTGTACGCGATCTACAGGAAGCTCGACGCGGTCTGCCAGGCCAAGGGCCTGACCATCGTGCGCAACCTGATCGGCCCGTACATCACCTCGCTGGAAATGCAGGGCTTTTCCATCACCCTGCTCAAGGTGGACGAGGAAATCCTGCAATTCTGGGACGCCCCGGTGACGACCCCGGGGCTTGTCCGGTAG
- the ptsP gene encoding phosphoenolpyruvate--protein phosphotransferase: protein MIGIVIVSHSRKLAEGVLELAEQMARGVVPMEAVGGIDDPDNPIGTDPMRVMAAIESVAGRADAGVLVVMDLGSAVMSAETALEFLPDAVKAKVRLCAAPLVEGTVAAAVQAAVGASLAEADAEAVGAMDVKIRQLAPVAGAPPAAAPPAGPPPAPGEAERLELAIANKLGLHARPAANLVATAGAFQAEIRLSKGEKSANAKSINQVALLAVKNGDTVVVTASGPDAREAVAALAALHRDRFGERDEDLAAAPAPETAGLAGAEGIFTGSPAAPGYAVGPALAYRTALPEVTPRAVTDTAAQIGRLDAAIATARAAIENLRRETERASGKAGAAIFTVHDLILGDGAMRDAAAARITGERVDAAYAWSRAVTDMATAYEGLDDAYMRARAADVRDCGGRVLRILAGEGEGGVRLTREAVVVARDLSPSDVAGLDAKLVLGLVTQVGGATSHAAILARSLGIPAVIGAGDGPGRIADGQVIALDGFTGTVWAAPDETVRGDMAAKRAAWLTARRDAKARGAAPAVTRDGLAVPIWANIGNAADAARALAAGAEGVGLFRTEFLFQDRAQAPDEEEQYEAYLAAARAMAGRPVIVRTLDIGGDKPLRYLDMPREANPFLGERGVRFCLARPALFRTQLRALLRAAAEANIRIMYPMVSDVAELDGVRDFAARVGRELAAEGRAVAGRVKAGIMIEVPSAVAVADNLAARCDFFSIGTNDLTQYVMAADRGNAAVSKLCDSFNPAVLRLIGQTCRAAEAAGITVGMCGELAGDSRATPLLLGLGVKELSMSATAIAEVKEAVRAAEGKACRALAAKARQAESAEAVRAILGTG, encoded by the coding sequence GTGATCGGAATCGTCATCGTCTCCCATAGCCGGAAGCTGGCCGAAGGCGTGCTGGAACTCGCCGAACAGATGGCGCGGGGAGTGGTGCCCATGGAAGCGGTCGGCGGCATCGACGACCCGGACAACCCCATCGGCACCGACCCCATGCGGGTCATGGCGGCCATCGAATCCGTGGCCGGGCGGGCCGACGCCGGGGTGCTGGTGGTCATGGACCTGGGCAGCGCAGTGATGAGCGCCGAAACCGCCCTGGAGTTCCTGCCCGACGCGGTCAAGGCGAAGGTACGCCTTTGCGCCGCGCCCCTGGTGGAAGGAACCGTGGCGGCCGCCGTCCAGGCGGCCGTCGGTGCCTCCCTGGCCGAGGCCGACGCCGAGGCGGTCGGGGCCATGGACGTGAAAATCCGGCAATTGGCGCCCGTCGCCGGCGCCCCCCCGGCCGCCGCCCCGCCGGCCGGTCCCCCACCCGCCCCGGGGGAGGCCGAGCGCCTGGAACTGGCCATCGCCAACAAGCTCGGCCTGCACGCCCGCCCGGCGGCCAACCTGGTGGCCACGGCCGGCGCTTTCCAGGCCGAAATCCGGCTTAGCAAGGGCGAAAAATCGGCCAATGCCAAGAGCATCAACCAGGTGGCCCTGCTTGCCGTCAAAAACGGCGACACCGTCGTCGTCACGGCCAGCGGGCCGGATGCCCGCGAGGCCGTCGCGGCGCTGGCCGCCCTGCACAGGGACCGTTTCGGCGAACGCGACGAGGACCTCGCCGCCGCGCCCGCGCCCGAAACCGCCGGCCTGGCCGGCGCCGAAGGGATTTTCACCGGCTCGCCGGCCGCGCCCGGCTATGCCGTGGGGCCGGCCTTGGCCTACCGGACGGCGCTGCCCGAGGTCACGCCGCGGGCGGTCACGGATACGGCGGCGCAGATCGGCAGGCTGGACGCGGCCATCGCCACGGCCCGCGCGGCCATCGAAAACCTGCGCCGGGAGACCGAACGGGCCTCGGGCAAGGCCGGGGCGGCCATTTTCACGGTGCACGACCTCATCCTCGGCGACGGGGCCATGCGCGACGCGGCGGCGGCGCGCATCACCGGGGAGCGCGTCGACGCCGCCTATGCCTGGTCGCGGGCCGTCACGGACATGGCCACGGCCTACGAAGGACTCGACGACGCCTACATGCGGGCCAGGGCCGCCGATGTCCGGGACTGCGGCGGCCGGGTGCTGCGCATCCTGGCCGGGGAAGGCGAGGGGGGCGTGCGCCTGACGCGGGAAGCCGTTGTCGTGGCCCGCGACCTGTCGCCCTCGGACGTGGCCGGCCTTGACGCGAAGCTGGTCCTCGGCCTCGTGACCCAAGTCGGCGGCGCCACCTCCCACGCGGCCATCCTGGCCCGTTCCCTGGGCATCCCGGCCGTGATCGGCGCCGGGGACGGCCCGGGGCGCATCGCCGACGGCCAGGTCATCGCCCTCGACGGGTTCACGGGCACGGTCTGGGCCGCGCCGGACGAAACCGTGCGCGGGGACATGGCCGCCAAGCGCGCCGCCTGGCTGACGGCGCGTCGGGACGCCAAGGCCCGGGGGGCCGCGCCGGCGGTCACTCGGGACGGCCTGGCCGTGCCCATCTGGGCCAACATCGGCAATGCCGCCGACGCGGCCAGGGCCCTTGCCGCCGGGGCCGAGGGCGTGGGGCTTTTCCGCACGGAGTTCCTGTTCCAGGACCGCGCCCAGGCCCCGGACGAGGAGGAGCAGTACGAGGCCTACCTGGCGGCGGCCCGGGCCATGGCGGGCCGGCCGGTCATCGTCCGCACGCTGGATATCGGCGGCGACAAACCCCTACGCTATCTGGACATGCCCAGGGAGGCCAATCCGTTTCTGGGCGAGCGGGGGGTGCGTTTCTGCCTGGCCCGGCCGGCGCTTTTCCGCACGCAGTTGCGTGCCCTGCTGCGGGCGGCGGCCGAGGCGAATATCCGGATCATGTACCCCATGGTGTCGGACGTGGCCGAACTCGACGGCGTCCGCGACTTCGCGGCCCGGGTGGGCCGGGAGCTCGCGGCCGAGGGGCGGGCCGTGGCCGGGCGGGTCAAGGCCGGCATCATGATCGAGGTGCCGTCGGCCGTGGCCGTGGCCGACAACTTGGCGGCGCGATGCGATTTCTTCAGCATCGGCACCAACGACCTGACCCAGTACGTCATGGCCGCCGACCGGGGCAACGCGGCGGTCTCGAAGCTGTGCGACAGTTTCAACCCGGCGGTCTTGCGCCTGATCGGCCAGACCTGCCGGGCGGCCGAGGCGGCGGGCATCACCGTCGGCATGTGCGGCGAACTGGCCGGCGACAGCCGGGCCACGCCGCTTTTGCTGGGGCTTGGCGTCAAGGAGCTCAGCATGAGCGCCACGGCCATCGCCGAGGTCAAGGAAGCCGTGCGCGCGGCGGAAGGGAAGGCCTGCCGCGCCTTGGCGGCCAAGGCGCGGCAGGCGGAGAGTGCCGAGGCGGTGCGGGCGATTCTGGGGACCGGCTGA
- a CDS encoding undecaprenyl-diphosphate phosphatase has protein sequence MTETVAATILGLVEGVTEFLPVSSTGHLILVGHLIGFTGEMADSFDVIIQLGAILAVVVLYWKRFWWLVSPKPLHAFSGIRGLWLLFLTSLPAGLVGLALRKTIKAHLFGPTTVALALAVGALMIFWVERRRTRDRYYSLDEMTPALALGIGCFQCLSLWPGFSRSAATIMGGMLLGAKRSLAAEYSFISAVPLMFAATLYDFYKSRDLFSADDMGILAIGFVVSFLSALLAVKAFIVLVQRVSLRPFAWYRLALAAAVFLFWPR, from the coding sequence ATGACCGAAACCGTTGCCGCAACCATCCTTGGCCTCGTGGAGGGGGTCACGGAATTTCTGCCCGTGTCCTCCACCGGCCACCTGATCCTGGTCGGGCACCTCATCGGCTTTACCGGCGAGATGGCCGACAGCTTCGACGTCATCATCCAGCTCGGGGCGATTCTGGCCGTGGTCGTGCTCTACTGGAAGCGCTTCTGGTGGCTGGTTTCGCCCAAGCCGCTGCACGCCTTCTCGGGGATACGGGGCCTGTGGCTGCTGTTTCTCACGTCGCTTCCGGCCGGGCTCGTCGGGCTGGCGCTGCGCAAGACCATCAAGGCCCATCTGTTCGGCCCGACCACGGTTGCCCTGGCCCTGGCCGTGGGCGCGCTCATGATTTTTTGGGTGGAGCGGCGCCGGACCCGGGACCGCTATTATTCCCTGGACGAGATGACGCCGGCCTTGGCGCTCGGCATCGGCTGCTTCCAGTGCCTGTCGCTGTGGCCGGGTTTTTCGCGCTCGGCCGCGACGATCATGGGGGGAATGCTGCTTGGGGCCAAGCGGAGTTTGGCCGCGGAGTATTCGTTCATCAGCGCCGTGCCGCTGATGTTCGCGGCCACGCTCTACGACTTCTACAAGAGCCGGGACCTGTTTAGCGCAGACGACATGGGCATCCTGGCCATCGGCTTCGTGGTGTCCTTTCTTTCGGCGCTGCTGGCGGTCAAGGCTTTCATCGTGCTGGTCCAACGGGTGTCGTTGCGACCTTTTGCCTGGTACCGGCTGGCCCTGGCGGCGGCGGTCTTTTTGTTCTGGCCCAGATAG